The following DNA comes from Occultella kanbiaonis.
CATGGAAGGAGTTGATGATCGAGCGCCCGTAGCGGCGCTGCACCCGCAGCCCGTGGGCGTTCTGCGCGACGTCCGTGATCGCGTCCATCGCTCCACCGAGGAACAGCGCGAGGGCGAACAGCCCCACCGACGGTGAGAGACCGGCGGTGAGCACGCCGATGGCGGTGAGGATCGTGCCGGCCACCGCGACGCGTCCCGAGCCGAACCGGCGGATCAGGGTCGCGGCCGCCAGACCGGCGGCGACGGCCCCGGCCGGGAAGGCCGCGATCACCAGGCCGTAGGTGGCGTTCTCGAGCCCGAGCGCGGCCTTGATCTCCGGGTAGCGCGGCAGCAGGTTCGCGAACAGCGCACCGTTGGTCAGGAACAGGGCGGCAACCGCGCCGCGGGCACGGCGGTCGACCGGCGCGGGGAGGGTTCGGACAGAGGCACTCATATGTACGATCGTACATATCGCGGGATAGGATCGTGACATGAGCTCGGACGGCCACTTCGCGGGCGACCCCCGCACGAACCGGGAGCGGATGCTCGCCGGTGACCTCTACATCGCTGACGACCCGGAGAACGCACGGCTGGCGCAGCGCGCGGTCCGGCTCCAGGAGGCGTATCGCCGGGCCTGCGCCGAGGATGAGGAGTCCGCGCGGGCGATCCTCACCGAACTGCTCGGGACGCTCGGAGAGGCGGCGTTCGTCAAGGCGCCGCTGTTCGTCGACTACGGCGAGAACCTGCACATCGGCGCCCGCACGTTCGTCAACTACAACCTGGTTGCGCTCGACGTGGCGACCATCACGATCGGCGCCGACTGCCAGATCGGCCCGAACGTCCAGCTGCTCACGCCGACCCACCCGGTGGAGCCCGGTCCACGGCGGGACAAGCTCGAGGCGGCGCGACCGATCACGATCGGGGACAACGTCTGGCTCGGCGGCGGCGTCATCGTGTGCCCGGGCGTGAGCATCGGGGACGACTCGGTGATCGGCGCCGGCGCGGTGGTGACGAGGGACATCGGCGCGGGTGTGGTCGCAGTCGGCAACCCCGCCCGCGTGGTCCGGAGCGTGTGAGACCCATGTCCGGTGCGCTGGGGAGCTCGAGCAGGCCGGCGCCTCGGCGGGTCCGCAGGTTCGACCCGGACCGGCGGGAGCGAATCGTCGGGGCCTGCCTCGATGTCATCGCCGAGCATGGCGTGGCGGGCACGAGTCACCGGCGGGTGGCGGCGGCGGCGGACGTCCCGCTCGGCTCGATGACCTACCACTTCACCGGCATGGACGGCCTACTGCACGAGGCCTTCGGCGCCTTCACCGCCGAGGTGATCGCCACGTTCGAGCGGCGGATGGCGCAGGCCGGCGACGCAGAGGCGGCGCGAGCAGCCCTCGTCACCCTGATCAGCGACGACCTGCTCAGCACCCACCGGGACCTGGTCCTGACGCACGAGCTGTACACGCTCGCCGCTCGTGAGGAGTCCTATCGCGCGCTCACGAACGCCTGGATGAACGCCAGCCGAGCCGCGCTGGAACGCCACTTCGACCCGACCACCGCACGGATCGTGGACGCCCTCATCGAGGGGCTGACCATCCACCGTGCCCTCGACACGCAGCCGCAGGACCGGGCGGTCGTCGCCTCGGCCATCGCGCGGGTCTGCGCCGGGTCCGCGTAGACGGTCAGCGCTGCGACAGATCGATCCGGTGGCCGTCGGCTCAGGTGCGGGCGACGATCAGGTAGGTCAGGTAGGCCACGTACGCGGCGACGAAGATCGCGCCCTCGATCCGGTTGATCTTGCGCCCGGACACGAACACCGGGATGCACGCGATGGCCACGCCGAACATCAGGACCAGATCGACCCGGAGCACCTCGGCGGGTACCGCGATCGCGGCCGGGGAGGCGATCATGGTCGCACCGAGGATGAACACGATGTTGTACACGCTCGAGCCGAGCAGGTTGCCGAGCGCGATGTCCCGGTCACCCTTGATCGTGGAGACGATCGTGGTGACCAGTTCCGGGGCCGAGGTGCCGATCGCGATGATGGTCAGGCCGATGACCGCCTCGGACACACCGAGGTCGGTGGCGATCTCGACGGCGCCGCCGACGAGCAGGTCCGAGCCGAACACGATGATCGCGATACCGCCAACGAGCAGGAGCAGGTCGATGAGGCCACGCCGGCCGGTGCGTGCGCGTTCGGGGACCTCGTACTCCTCCTCGTAGGTGTGCTTGATCGCCGGGGTCTCGCGCTTCGCGGTGCGCACGATGAGCAGCGTGTAGGCAAGCCCCGCGCCGAGCAGGAGGACGCCCTCCCAGAGCGACAGGACGCCGTCGAGCGCCAGCAGCACGAGCAGGACGGACGCGACCAGCATGGCCGGCAGGTCCATCCGGATCGTCCGGGTCTCCAACGGGATCGGCCGGATCAGCGCGCTCAGCCCGAGGATCAGCAGCAGGTTGACGATGTTCGTGCCGACGATGTTGCCGATGGCGAGCCCGGCGCTGCCGGAGGTGGCCGCCTGGAGGCCGATCGCCAGCTCGGGCATCGAGGTGCCGAGCGAGACGACCGTGAGGCCGACGACGATCGGAGAGATGCCCAGGCGGGCGGCGAGGTTCGACCCGCCGCGGACGAGGAGCTCGGCGCCGCCGATCAGCGCAAGGAGTCCGAGGAGGATGGCTATCGGGGCGGGCATCGCCAGTCACAGTACCGAGCCCGAGGCAGTGGCGGGCTCGCATTCACGCGATCGTCAGGGGCGTGGGATGTTCCGCAGGTTCGACCGGGCCATGGACATCACCTCGGCGCCGCCACCGCCGAGGACGGCCTTGGTCATCGCCGTCGCGAAGCCCTTGATCTGCTTGCCGGTGATGCTCGGCGGGAT
Coding sequences within:
- a CDS encoding sugar O-acetyltransferase, with the protein product MSSDGHFAGDPRTNRERMLAGDLYIADDPENARLAQRAVRLQEAYRRACAEDEESARAILTELLGTLGEAAFVKAPLFVDYGENLHIGARTFVNYNLVALDVATITIGADCQIGPNVQLLTPTHPVEPGPRRDKLEAARPITIGDNVWLGGGVIVCPGVSIGDDSVIGAGAVVTRDIGAGVVAVGNPARVVRSV
- a CDS encoding TetR/AcrR family transcriptional regulator, encoding MSGALGSSSRPAPRRVRRFDPDRRERIVGACLDVIAEHGVAGTSHRRVAAAADVPLGSMTYHFTGMDGLLHEAFGAFTAEVIATFERRMAQAGDAEAARAALVTLISDDLLSTHRDLVLTHELYTLAAREESYRALTNAWMNASRAALERHFDPTTARIVDALIEGLTIHRALDTQPQDRAVVASAIARVCAGSA
- a CDS encoding calcium/sodium antiporter — encoded protein: MPAPIAILLGLLALIGGAELLVRGGSNLAARLGISPIVVGLTVVSLGTSMPELAIGLQAATSGSAGLAIGNIVGTNIVNLLLILGLSALIRPIPLETRTIRMDLPAMLVASVLLVLLALDGVLSLWEGVLLLGAGLAYTLLIVRTAKRETPAIKHTYEEEYEVPERARTGRRGLIDLLLLVGGIAIIVFGSDLLVGGAVEIATDLGVSEAVIGLTIIAIGTSAPELVTTIVSTIKGDRDIALGNLLGSSVYNIVFILGATMIASPAAIAVPAEVLRVDLVLMFGVAIACIPVFVSGRKINRIEGAIFVAAYVAYLTYLIVART